The following nucleotide sequence is from Candidatus Deferrimicrobiaceae bacterium.
GGTGCACAACCTGCACTATTACCGGCAATGGATGGAACGGATCCGCGAGGCAATTTCTATTGGAAATTTTGGGAATTTTGTGAAAGAATCACCCGGTTCAGGTGGTGAATAAGGAATTTCGGGAGGGCGGAAAGCCATGTTTTTCACAGGTCTTGCGCATGCCATGGGCGGGAAAGGCGAGGGAGGGTTCGGCGGGCTCACGGGCATCGTCCCTCTTCTGCTCATGTTCGTGGTCTTCTATTTCATTCTCATCCGGCCCCAGCAGAAGCAGGCGAGGAAGCATCAGGATTTCGTCAAGAACCTCAAGACGGGGGACCGGGTGGTCACCTCCGGCGGTCTGCACGGCATCGTCACGGGGATGACGGATACGACGATAACGCTCGAGATCGCGGAAAAGGTCAGGGTCAAGGTGACGCGCAGCGCCATCGGAGGATCGAGCCAGGAGGCGGCCGCCCCCGAGACGAAGACCGGATGAGAAGAC
It contains:
- the yajC gene encoding preprotein translocase subunit YajC, with product MFFTGLAHAMGGKGEGGFGGLTGIVPLLLMFVVFYFILIRPQQKQARKHQDFVKNLKTGDRVVTSGGLHGIVTGMTDTTITLEIAEKVRVKVTRSAIGGSSQEAAAPETKTG